In the Chryseobacterium sp. MYb264 genome, one interval contains:
- a CDS encoding ABC transporter permease: MLKNWFKIALINYRKNWLSTIINVLGLSVGLCIFLLVLIHWMDERSYESQNPHKDLIYLVENKNSFGFISTSSYPALSVSKEKFSEIEDFSIANSWDFYKMRLIAGDRSVYASATWATDSYFDFFQMERMAGNLKNAISDQSKIAISEETAKALFGDEYKDCVGKVIKTDGQNDKQYVVSAVYRFPSSHTVFTPGFVLRNKDVDRKDLQWTNYSYVGYFKLKPGTDVKDLEKKLSAQLNEQEKILMVKWNGKYDEKDRTEVFLTPISSMKLEAKGLGIQKADKRSILILLGLSGLILLLSAINLINLKTAQSSQRAKEVGVRKAIGSSAGQIIIQFLLENLMICFISYLIAFALLELLLPSYNKFLNKEMKMNDPQIFLYSGILLMIFAFISGIIPAWYLSHFKPVHTLKGNFSRSRNGIWLRNSILTLQLAVSSFFIICSLIIYFQVNYMMNKDLGFKGDQVVQIDFKKTDWENDYTYKKYMRLKAEISKIHGVEAVTGSINTMGNGIANAASVKDVQDTTKSVSGTALGGIDYNYFRFYRMKFVSGRDLDVRKASDTMFGAVANEAFIRKMGWNKKEALGKEVYPGWDSHKKYKILGVLKDFNMNGVEGPVEPILFFNYDRSWAKNNMQNIQIRLSKEDIEHTVERIKEFWTTKAEPGYPFDYEFVDKKFARTFEKFQKQRTLFSILNIIVLMVALLGLFALSSLLIDQKLKDVAIKKTLGADEKTIVWDLTKKFLVICILAVVISFPFGYYAMNEWLKDFAYRIEMPWWPYFLSLILLLLLTFSVVSIKAYKATKLNLVKHLKYE; the protein is encoded by the coding sequence ATGTTAAAAAACTGGTTTAAAATAGCATTGATCAATTACAGAAAAAACTGGCTTTCCACCATTATCAATGTATTGGGATTGAGTGTGGGGCTGTGCATTTTTCTTCTGGTACTGATCCATTGGATGGATGAGCGGTCATACGAAAGTCAAAACCCGCATAAAGACCTTATTTATCTTGTTGAAAATAAAAACTCTTTCGGGTTTATTTCTACCTCCAGTTATCCCGCATTATCGGTTTCAAAAGAAAAGTTCAGTGAAATTGAAGATTTTTCGATTGCCAACTCTTGGGATTTTTATAAAATGAGACTTATTGCTGGAGATCGCTCGGTGTATGCAAGTGCAACCTGGGCAACAGATTCTTATTTTGACTTTTTTCAGATGGAAAGAATGGCCGGAAATCTTAAAAATGCCATTAGTGATCAAAGTAAAATAGCCATCTCGGAAGAAACTGCCAAAGCGCTTTTTGGTGATGAATATAAAGACTGTGTCGGAAAGGTTATTAAAACAGATGGGCAGAACGATAAGCAGTATGTGGTTTCTGCCGTCTATAGATTTCCATCATCCCACACGGTATTTACTCCAGGATTTGTACTCAGAAATAAGGATGTCGACCGGAAGGATCTGCAGTGGACAAATTACAGCTATGTGGGTTATTTTAAATTAAAACCCGGGACCGATGTGAAAGACCTTGAGAAAAAATTGTCGGCTCAGCTCAATGAACAGGAAAAAATATTGATGGTGAAATGGAATGGGAAATATGATGAGAAAGACAGAACCGAGGTTTTTCTTACACCTATCAGCTCTATGAAATTAGAGGCTAAAGGCTTAGGGATCCAAAAAGCAGATAAAAGGTCTATTCTTATTTTATTAGGACTTTCGGGTTTGATTTTACTGCTTTCAGCGATTAATTTAATTAACCTGAAAACAGCTCAGTCATCTCAAAGAGCAAAAGAAGTGGGCGTAAGAAAGGCCATCGGTAGTTCGGCAGGCCAGATCATTATCCAGTTTTTACTGGAAAACCTGATGATCTGTTTTATTTCCTATTTAATTGCATTTGCTTTATTGGAGCTGCTTTTGCCGTCTTACAACAAGTTTTTGAATAAGGAAATGAAAATGAATGATCCGCAGATTTTTCTTTACTCAGGTATTTTACTTATGATATTCGCTTTTATTTCAGGAATTATTCCGGCATGGTATTTATCTCACTTTAAACCTGTTCATACCTTAAAGGGAAATTTTTCCCGAAGCAGAAACGGAATCTGGCTGCGAAACTCCATTTTAACTTTGCAATTAGCCGTTTCTTCGTTCTTCATCATCTGTTCACTGATCATTTATTTTCAGGTGAATTATATGATGAATAAAGATCTTGGTTTTAAAGGGGATCAGGTTGTTCAGATCGATTTTAAAAAGACGGATTGGGAGAATGACTATACCTATAAGAAATACATGAGATTAAAAGCCGAAATTTCTAAAATTCACGGTGTGGAAGCCGTTACAGGATCCATCAATACGATGGGAAATGGTATTGCGAATGCTGCCTCGGTAAAAGATGTGCAGGATACTACAAAATCGGTTAGTGGAACGGCATTAGGTGGTATAGACTATAACTATTTCAGATTTTACAGGATGAAGTTCGTTTCGGGGAGAGATCTCGATGTTCGGAAAGCTTCAGATACGATGTTCGGAGCGGTTGCAAATGAGGCGTTCATCAGGAAAATGGGCTGGAACAAAAAGGAAGCATTGGGCAAAGAAGTGTATCCGGGTTGGGATTCTCATAAAAAATATAAAATTTTAGGCGTTCTCAAAGATTTTAATATGAATGGGGTAGAAGGACCCGTGGAGCCTATATTATTCTTTAATTATGACCGCAGCTGGGCTAAAAATAATATGCAGAATATTCAGATCAGGCTGTCTAAAGAAGATATTGAGCATACCGTTGAAAGAATTAAAGAATTCTGGACCACGAAGGCCGAGCCGGGTTATCCTTTTGACTATGAATTTGTAGATAAAAAATTCGCCAGAACCTTCGAGAAATTCCAGAAACAGCGCACTTTATTTTCTATTCTGAACATCATTGTGTTAATGGTTGCCTTGTTGGGGCTTTTTGCATTATCATCACTGCTTATCGATCAGAAATTAAAAGACGTGGCGATTAAAAAAACGCTGGGCGCTGATGAAAAGACAATCGTCTGGGATTTAACGAAAAAGTTCT